Below is a window of Pseudomonas eucalypticola DNA.
GGGCCAACCCCCAGGTGTTCGAGGACGGGCATTGGCGATTTGACCGCGCGCAGCCGTCGCTCCGAAGCTTGCATTACATTGCCGGTGGGCAGTTTTATGCCATTGGTGAGTCGCTCACGGCTGAGGTGAAGTAACCCATCTGTGGCGCGGCAGCGGAACCGCCGGGCTAAAGGTCGGCCCGACGGATACCATTGCTGGCCCGCAGGATGTCGGCCAGCACTGCCAGGGCTATCTGCGCAGGGGTCTTGCTACCGAGGTTGAGGCCGATGGGCGCGCGGATGCGGCTGAGCTGCTGGTCCGACAACCGGCCAATGCGCCGCAGCCGCTCCAGGCGCCGCTCGGAGGTACGCTGCGAGCCCATTGCACCGATATAGAACGCAGGCGTGCGCACCGCTTCCATCATGGTCAGGTCATCCAGGCGCGGGTCGTGGGTCAGCGCGACGACTGCGGTGTGGGCGTGGCAGCCACCGTTTTCGATGTACACCGCCGGCAACTCCCGGCGGCAGGTGACGCCGGGCAGGGCAAACCCGGCCCAGGCCTCGTCGCGAGGGTCGCAGATCACCACTTCCAGCCCCAGGGTCAGGGCAAATTGCGCGCAGAATTCGGCCACGGGCGACAAGCCGGCAATCAACAGCTTGTGCGCCGGGCCAAGGTGCAGCTGTATGCGGGTATGGGTATCGTCAAGGATGACCTTCG
It encodes the following:
- a CDS encoding XdhC family protein: MQHLDLQVVQQALDWLQQDQPIWLSTVLSTYGSAPREPGAMLVARGDGAHCGSLSGGCVEEDFIARLAEGRFAQPQQLIRYGAGGHPVAVALPCGGSLLVLVERLAPSPRTLQDMELMRRALLGEGAVVRRLDLAAQTSETCGHAGPSAKVILDDTHTRIQLHLGPAHKLLIAGLSPVAEFCAQFALTLGLEVVICDPRDEAWAGFALPGVTCRRELPAVYIENGGCHAHTAVVALTHDPRLDDLTMMEAVRTPAFYIGAMGSQRTSERRLERLRRIGRLSDQQLSRIRAPIGLNLGSKTPAQIALAVLADILRASNGIRRADL